Genomic window (Bombus pascuorum chromosome 8, iyBomPasc1.1, whole genome shotgun sequence):
CAGTCTCTTGGCAAATGACAAATTCGAAAGGAAGCGCGTGTCGCTTACTGTAAAACGTTACACCGCCACTGTCAAATACGTCCCATTGATTTAACGACTCTAAATCGAGCGATTACGAAAACAAAGTGCAGTCGATTAACGGGCAATCGTCGCGTTAGATGGCAATCAGGAACAAAGAATCAGGCGGTAAATGTCTGATAATTTATCGCACGCGACGAAAATGTCTGAATCTAAATGCAATTTCTTAGGAGAATCGAAGGGATTGAAACTTGAATAGATGTTTGGCATGCAAACCTGCGTTAGGTCCGACGAATTGATTGACACAGATACGAGCTGCGATATATCCGCGACGGTCTACTTAGAAGCTCTGCCTACACGACAATCATCTCTATTTCGTCGCTTATCGTCGACGATTCGCAGTCATCAGAATGATTGCGGCCGATTACACGATTGCGTTAGCGCGTGCGACTCGCCTTGTCCACCCCGTGTCTCGAAAACATGATCTATCctcgtaaaaagaaagaaaagtgaaTCGTTCGGTCTCGGAACGATCTTCGACGAGAGTGTGATCGTTAGCTAACGTTGGAAACACATAGGTTCCAGGCGCAATTGCACGATCATACCCAGACCGCGAATCTCTGCTCGTTATTCCTGTAAAGTGTCCCGTGAAACGATCGAATTTTGAAGTTTAAACGTGCACGAAGTTGGCATTTAGCGGAGTCGCGGTTGTTGTTTACCCGACTAATTGAAGCTCTCGTGGGATGCGGTTTTCCAGAGACCGCGTCCCAGTGATCTCTTCTTTCGCGTTTAATTTTGTTGAAGTTTCGAGAGCTATCGAGATAACATCTCTCTGCTTGTGAAAGTCCTCTTTCCCCTGAGCTAAATTCGAATAACAGCCCGCGgaaattcattatttgaaCGAGCGAAAAATTATCCCAGTAACAGACAATAAATCTAACCAACTGCTTGATCGTGTCgtcgtatatatttaaaattaccaGGAGGTGGAATTACAGCCGGTTCATTTGAATTATTCCATTCGATGCGAGTCCCCTCGggtttttatttaacgaacgAGCAGCTGGCATAATCAATGACATCAGGAAGAGAATCGGCGAGTAAGATGGATTCGTCGTATTACTTCCAGGCAGCCTCTATCTATTTTCACCGTTTTCTCTCGCGTTCACGATTACCGGGGATTACGTGTGTGAGTGTGTGTCATCGGCTCAGCTGTGACCTACGACCCAAGCGATAGCCCCGACGGAGATAGCGTTAGTCCCGACTCTCCTCTCGAAACTCGCCACTGTCAAAACGTTCGAGTACGgatcgagagaaagagaggagaaagagagagaaggacaGAGAAGACGCGATCGATGTCCACTCTCGAGCTGGTTGCCATGTCCCATCGATTATCGGTGATCCCGGTTTGCCAATCCTCGTAATTATCGCACGAAAAATCATCTAATCGGAAATGGCTAACTGCTGATTGTCATCGATCGTGGCCGGGAATAAAAGGAGAGCAAAGCTGGACGGTTGATCGGAATAATTACGGGGCTTGGATGTggactcttttctttttccactcgttttttcttttccttgaaCCTTTTTTCAATTAGATTCCAATGGCGTGAAATTGGTCGCATCGATCGCGAAGAAAAGGGTCGATTGACCACGACACGGTTTCAAAGCAGAATTAGAGCTGTTTCTTCGCGTTGAAGTCACAGGATGAAATTGTGCGAAACTAAAGAGACAGACGTTGAATCGGGATGAAATTGTGCAATTGAAAAAGTAAAGCAGACTTTGAGAGATCGTaagaattcttttaaaatcCGAAAAAATCCGGAtagttagaaaataaaacgaataaaaaaaccaaataatttaataaaactgtaTGCATATAATGCCACGCATTTAAAGAACAACGTGACAGCGAGTCGGCGCCTGATGAAGAGGATCATTGTCTGGTCAATTTAATTTGTGTCAATTCTTGCGACCAGATCGCTCGTTGAATAATACGCGCAGGCTTGGGTGTTAAATTCGACACGATAGTAATATCAGTAGCACGTGAAAACAATACGAGCGTTGAACAATCAGAAGTTGGAGCAGAGAAATCGGGACGTGAGAGCGGTCGAAACCAGGCCGGAATTTCGTTGACGTGTTAAACTTCGTCAATTAGCCAGGGTCGTTAACTACGAAGCTTCACTTCCGTCTTTCCATTTATTTGGTACTCGACCTGGAAGCGCATCGTTCATGCGTGTTATGACACTGTTTCATAATCGTATTGAGCCATGAAATTGTCCGCTTGGTAGGCATTTGATACAGCGTCACAGTCGAATATTCAAAGATACGATCTGGAAACTAAGAGATTCaacatttgaatttgaatCTCTATCGAATTTCGCCTACTATCCTCGCATTATTTCGCAATTACGTTTACCAAAATCGAAGCAtcgttttgaaaaatatttcccaaACGAAAACCAAAGTTGTCAACAACTTTCAGGCGTTTAAATCTCTTCTTCCAGATTCGAATCTCGGTGACCCAAAAATACGCGACAAAGTAGGCCGCGCGTAGACAGAGGTCCAGCCGACGAAAACATTCGCGGGGAAGCAAAAATAGAGTTTCGGTGAAGTTTTAATTTGGTCCTCGTGAAACGTTGGGAATCATTTCTCCGTGGCGTCGACGGCACAGCTGCTCCCGCCACGAATGTGGAGCAACGCGCGCGCCTTTCAGTTTAGCCAATTGACGGAACGACGTCTACTCTCTCAGACGCGTGGCATCAAGCTGAGCAGTTTCAAACTCGAGCCCTTTCTAGTGTCTCAACTTCGTTAAACGACGCATACACCGGGTGAATGACTTTTGGTGTACATACGAGACGTCTCGTTACATCATCCATGGATTCCCGACACGTGCTCATACTATTTACCTGTCTAATAACCACTACACATGCGTCTAGGAAACTCTGCAGAACGTCGTCTTTCTCCactctttaattttaatgacCGCTCGTTGAATCGATGTTGCGATAAGGAAGTTGtgagatttaaaattttaattatagagAAGAAGGTGATTGGACTACTAAACGAGAACGTAAAACGTGTTCAGAAGCTATCGAAAATTTCTTGAGTTCTCCTAGTCCTTATTTCACGGTTTCTCTCGGATTAAAGAGAATCTAGATATGCAGATTCCTACCTGGAGGCAGGATCGCATCGTAGAAGGTGGAGAAATTTAGAAACCTCCCTGTAGGAGATGTGAAGCAAAAGTTGGATAAAGACCGTTGGGGAAATTTTATCTCTGGATTGCATCGAACGGATAACGAAAGTTTGCCGGCACAGCCTGTGAGATCTTCCGTTTCGATTCTCATTCGCGTAATGAGACTTTTAATTACGAAGAGTTGAATAAAAAAGTAAGGGCTAAAAAGATTACCTTACCTGGTTGCAGGTAAACGGAAATGGCGTCCTCTCTTTCGCAAGGGCCATGCAAAGGTTTTTCAATATCGCATTCCCGCTTGACGATCCGGTTATCGCGCCGCTCTATACACACGTTGACACTAGCAGTTCTGGAAGAGTGTATTATGGCGAAACGGACGCACCGACAGTGCTTGCCAGAGCCGGAGGAATGGTACGTAGCGCTTTCACGGACGCCGCAGACTTCGTACCGACTCATGTTTTCCTCGCCACATGGCTGGCCGTTGGATACTATAACGGAAAGAGCGACAAGGTGAGTGGAAGTGAGTCGACTTGCTAAGAATAAAGGCAAATTTTCTCACGTGCAAGATACACCGCTAAATAAACGAGACGATACCGATCACtgtctttcgttctttctgaTTTAATTCGATTCCTCTTAGGTGAACACGTACCAGGTAGCTATCTCGTCAAATGGCACGCATTCTTACGTGGAACTATTGTATCCGGAGAATGGTGTACAATGGATTCAAGGTGAGTCGCATCCGAATGGTTTGCCTGACGCGAAGGCACAAGCAGGATTAATGAGCGAAGGAAGAATGTACACGTTGAAGGGTTCCGGGACGGATCAGATTCAGAATGTCGACAAGTGAGTCACTGGATGGCTGTTTAAAGTACGATTTATCTTGTCCTTGATCGAGAAAGTAATCTTCGTTGTTCTTCAGATGGTCGAACGTGAACAGACCTGGACAGTGGCTGTTCCAAGTAGGACCGATCTCCGATGACAGCGACGTGAAAGTTCCCGACAATATCGAAggtaaattttctatcgacCATCAATCCTTAGCTTAGATTGCTGGaatttttcgttcgatcgtttttcTTCAGACTGTACCATGTGTTTCCTTATTGCTTTATCGATCAGATAGCAGCGCATCGAATCAGGTACCAAATTGTAGAATAGGAGCAACGACTTGCCACAGCAGGGCGACGTGTGTCGACTACGAGGTGGGCTTCTGCTGCCACTGCAAGCAAGGATTCTTCGGCAATGGAAAATCCTGCCTGCCAAACGGTGAGAATCGTCGTTTCACGGTTCCACTTCGCCGTAAAGTCAGCAACCCCCTCAATTATACGCGAGTCACGTTCCTTTGATGTAGCCACgctacataaaaattcgcttTCAAGAGGTGCCCGTACTTTTAACCGACTCTTCCCTTTTCGACAGCGACAAGTGTCGCGAAACGAACTCCGACAACGGACGATTCCGGTCGCGTTCTCTCTGATCTATTCATAGATCACGGCAACTAACTACGCGGCTCTTTCGATGACCTCGTAAAACAGCAGATTCTCGGAACTAGGCCCTTTGAATAGCAAGATTCTGTAACCGACCACCGTGGTTTACGACGAGTACAAGCTAATTTCAGTTAATAgctaagaaaatttaaaggatTGTACAAATTTGTAGATATTCCACTGCGTGTAAATGGCCGCGTTTCCGGTACGATCAACGACGTGGAATTTCCTGCGAGAGATCTTCAATGCTACGTGCAACCGAAAGATGGAAGAACGTACACGGCTCTATCGAGAGTACCCGAGGAAATTGGCGCCAGTTTCCAATTGTTGGGTAATCTGGGCAATGTGATCGGTTGGCTGTTCGCTAAACCGATCGGCGAGACGAAAAATGGATACGAGCTTACAGGTACTTTCCGACGATGTTACAGTGTACTGCTGACAAGCTTCACGAACAAAATACCAGTCTAACTTCACAGAGTGAAAGGAGCATCGTCTCATCACACTGGTTGGTAGATTGTTTCTACAAGTTGTATCGCCTGACAAATGACTTCTTGTCAGCAGAGCACTATACAATTATTCTACATCGCTTCTCCTAGCTTTATTCCGTTTTATTATTCCCTTTCCCTATTATTTCCTAACAAAACCAAAGACTCAAGACGAAACCATTGTTAACAATGGTTAACGTagagaaacgatcgattcaGGGGGCATGTTCAATCATACGACGGTGCTGACGTATCCGTCAACGGACGACAAACTAACGATACGAAGCAATTACCTCGGGTTGGACGTGTTCGGTCAGCTGAAAGTGGAGGCAATGATCGAAGGTACGTTGCCACAATTGGCAAGAGACACCAAGGTCGATTACGGTGACTACGATGAACTTTATACGAGAGCGCAAGCCGGCGTTATCCGCGCGCAAAGCGAAAGAACTTGCAAACTGAACGAAGGCGGGGAAGAGCAAGAACTCGCTTTTATCCAAGACGAAACTATCGTTTATAACGAGTGCCCGTATCTGAACGTCGAACCCGAGGATGACACGACCAGATTGAAGTTCTACAGAGGTGTTACTACTTACGAGGCAACCGAGGGAATTATACGTTTCGCGGTGAATACAAAAGTGGCGCCcctcgaagaagaagatcCCTGTATCCAGGGAAGGGAGACCTGCAGCGACCACAGCTTCTGCGTCGTCGATGGCGATAGCTTTAAATGTGTCTGCAATCCTGGGTAAGAAGTTTCACTTTGATTTACGCGTGTATTCTCCGAAGATCGCGTATAAGATTTAGGAAAACGTCAAAAGTATATCTTCTTCTCGTTCTTATGGTAGTACGGTTACATACGTTGAAAAATCGGAAAggattttatttcgtttgtaGATAAATCACCTCGGTCATACTCTTCTCGCGgaaacgtgcaattttctctttttgttaTCAGCTATCAGTATTTGTACGAGGAAGACGGAAGCGCAGTTTGCGTGGATGTGAACGAATGTACCGCCGGAAATCACATGTGCTCTCCCGACGCGCAGTGCATTAATCAAGAAGGCAGCCACACGTGTCAGTGCAGACCCGGATTCTCCGGTGACGGTCGGATCTGCGAAAGTGAGTTACCAACGAACGGATATTACCGTAGTCTGATAACTCGCCTAGCCACTAGTTCGACtggaaaatcgatattttcgagGTTCTCCACGGTGAGACTCTGTTTTACGAATTGTCAATAAGTAGCGTATCTTTTGTTGAAAATACAGGTCTTCCTTCTTGCGAGGAAACAAGATGCGGGAATTACGAGCAATGCGTGATGATCGAAGGTGCGCCTAACTGCATCTGTTTGCCTGGATTCGAAGATACCGAACAGGGTTGCTATCCCACGACGCAACGTGGTAAGAACGCTCATTGTCTGATTTTTTACATGGTAAATAGTTGGGTTGGTACTATACGACGAGTTGTTGCAGCTTCCTGTGATGTCGAGGATAACTGCTCGTCCAATGGTATCTGCAATTTCGACACCGAGAGGCAGAAGCACGTGTGCATCTGCTTACCAGGCTTCGTTGGTAAGCATTTAATGCATGATAACGCAACGAAACATTCTGCAAATCGATTTAATCCTCtgatttaaatttgaaatatttcgtgtATTACAGAGGATATCGAATTAGTCCGAAATATTATGGTACTTTGCAAAAGTAATTGAATCCACCTGctaatacaaatttcaatatcttcAAACGCAACTACCAAGCAGCTAATTCCATTGTAGCTAGTCAGAAACTTGCGAGGCgatgttaaaattaaattactacGGAATCACAATGGTTTCGGGCGATTCGTACGAAATCGTGCAATTTCCTCTTGTCCCACTATGCGATGATTTGCAAACGAATCTCGCGATAACCTTCCGTGTCAACGATCGCTATCGTTTCCAGGCGATGGCTACACGTGTTACCCGGAAGCAGAGACAACCGCAGTGGACGAACCGCCGAAACCGCAGTGCGTGGAGGAGATGTGCTGGTGTCCAAGGGGATGGGAATATCGGAATAACGAATGTATGCCGCAGGAAGGATCTGGGAGACCTGCTGACGTCTCCCCCGATCGGGACTGTAAGTACAACAAAGGGACGTTCGTACAAACGCATTCTTCGACCGCAGTGTCATTCGAATTCGTTTGGTTTATTAGTCTTGGCTTTGAGAATTTGAAATGGTGAAATTGcacgagaaaatatttatattacgaaTTTGAGGATTTAAGTAAATCGTAATGAGAGTTTCAGTCTTATGACGAAGGGAATACACggaaattctaaatttaattataaatttaaaatagatagaaattttaatctttcgaGGAAGAAGATTATAgaagtattaaatttaattacaaatataatccTCAAGCGGATTGACACGTATCGATGCATGACAACTAATCGCACGTAGAACACGATTCGATGCAGAGCCGTGATAGCACAAAATACgaaatgattataattatccCGTGTGATTTGCGATGATTACTAACCAGCAGCGACGAACGGTTTGCATCATGCGTTCTAGTATCGGCATACCCAGTCCCGGAATGCTACGAAGACCACTGCGTATGTCCTTGGAGTCACAGTTACGACCATTCAAAGAAGATTTGCGTGCCTCGGCCCGGATTCAACCACGAAACATTGGGTCCATCTGGATTTCACTGTACGATGATACTCAGCTTGGCTTCCGCTAATTTTGCCTATTAACAAAATCTTTCGCACGAACTACACGCTTCCTGCACACatcgattaaatttctttcgttcactATCTAATATATTTACCAACAGATTTACTGTCGTATtgacaattttaaaatactagTGTATAAAACGATATGGTTTAACTCGACAATTAATATCACGCGAGCAATATGACGGTCAACCTGTTACAAAACATTTGGCACGTCTCCACGAAGGCGTAAGCGCTTTCAAACGCGATCAATGCGATCGACTCGCAAAAACCCGTCACGAAACGCTCGGACGTGGATAGTCGAAGCAATTACGGATCATCGGGTAGAGCATTATCGTAATTGCACACGCTTGTGTCCAGTGTCATGCAACGTGGTGAACAGGTGTCACCCCTACGCCCAATGTATCTACATGGCTACCACCGGGGACTACGAGTGTCGCTGCAATCCTGGTTACGAGGGCGATGGTATGGAGTGTGTAAAAACAGGTACGTTAACTTGCATCTTGTTCTTCCTTCGACCCCACGAAATATCACCTTTCACATTCGAGGCAAACTACCATGGCGTTGTTATTTATCGAGTGAATGAAAAGTGTTGTTCTGGCACAGAGGTGTCCTGTTTGGAGGTGGACATTTGCGACCCGAACGCGTCTTGCCAGCAGGAGGAGTCCTTAGCCAAGTGTGTGTGCAATCCAGGATTCGAAGGGGACGGAACTACGTGCAGTGCTATCGGTCATATCACcttccatattttttttttctatttttttcaattcctCTATCGTACATTTTTACACGTAAAATGTCTATCttaaaattacgaattctCTTGTACTTGCTTCTATTTAGTCTGTGCTCGTGAAAGCCGAGAAACGTCGCTTTAACACTTCCACAATTGCATGATCACacacgataaaattaattgtaaaaacatTCCTGAAACGAATCACGATTGATTGTCAGAATTCGTTTGCTTGAACGATCGTTTCTGATGCAGACGAATGCAGCAGCACCACTGATTGTCTGGAGAACGAACGATGCTCGTACAATCCGGCAAACTCGCGGTACGAGTGCACGTGTAATCCAGGATTCAGTATGGTCGATGGTCGCTGCGTGGTATCCGACTGCTCAACGAATCCATCTCAGTGCCACGTAAACGCGCAGTGCGTATCCACCGGCGAAGGTGGCTACAAGTGCGTCTGCATCGAGGGATACAACGGTGACGGAGTCCGTCAATGCGTCGAGAACCACATTGGCTGCAACGTGCTGAATAATTGCGGCAGGAACGCGGTCTGTGGCTACAATCAAACCTCCGCGAATTTCGCCTGCGTTTGCCAGCCGGTATGTTTATTGAATCCGCAAATTCGTCCTGGATTATGGGTTTCTAGGTGAAATTGGTGAGATGAGATATTGATGGAGTTGCTGATAATTCGATGGAGCATTTGAAAGTGGTATAAAAATGCTACCGAACAGTTAACTTTGGACTCTGTTCGAGCGGGAACAGTAGTAGTGGACTAAGTGTAGCCAGACATAGCACCAGTAGTAGTCTCGTAAGATTTACAAAGTAGAGAAAGAATGTAACTGATCGCACAACTTTGAAAGTGCTTCAGAACGAAACAGTATAAACGAATGGTCGGTAGTCAGACATAGTTGACAACTTTATaggatatttcaaaatgtgtAAGAAAGTTATTGGCGAAATGTAAACGCGCAATTATATGAGTCGTGACAGTAGAAACAAGACGTAGATGGTCAGACACGACTATCCTTTATTCTCTAACGCAGTACATAAAGCTACAACTAATTCATTCGATACGAATATCGTTGTCTAACGAATTGTGACTGCTTGCAGGGCTATTATGGCGACGGTTTTACGTGTTTGCCCCAGTCATCCTGCAGACACGAACCAACGATCTGCTCGCCAGACGCTACGTGTGTGGCGGCCGGAGAAAATCAGTTTGCTTGCGTATGCAACGAAGGTTTCACCGGAGATGGGACCAACTGCGAGCAAAGACCAAAACACGAAGCAAACTTCCTGTTGGTGAATCAAGGAATGGCTACGTTGAGGATTCCGTTCGCGCCGACGCACGAAAATCTCGGTAGCCCGATTTACATAGCGTACACACAGATGGCTATTGCGATCGACATCGATTGCATGAACGGGAAAGCCTACTCGAGCGACATCACCGGTAAATGTCAATATTCTTGAAACTTTACGTCGCCGGGATTACGGAGGAAATTTCTGACGAAAATATCACCAGCGAAGAAGCTCTGTCTAGACGAGATTTATTTTCCAGGTAATCGAATAATCGAGTTAACGTACAACGGATCGATGGCTGAGACGTTCTTGCCGAAAGTTAGCAGCCCCGAGGGACTGGCGGTCGATTGGAtctcaagaaatattttctggaCCGACTCGGGCAAAACGACCGTCGAGGTAGCCAATCTCGAGACGAAGAAGCGAAAGGTGCTCGTTTCGGACGGACTGGTCAATCCTAGAGGAATAGCTGTACACCCGTATCGCGGGTGAGTATTGTTTTTTCGAATTCGATCATCCATTCGCTAGCCAGTGAATTGCAACGCAAAGCGTCTGTTGCctggaaattaattataatttaaaggTATTAGCTTAaggagaaaatgtaaaagctTGTAACACGAAATGAGGAAATTTGATCGTTTGCAGGAAGATATTTTGGTCGGATTGGAACCGTGCGTCACCGAAATTGGAGTGGGCCAACGAGGATGGAACCGGTCGTGCAATCTTCCTTCAAGGGGATTATGTGAAGTTACCGAATTCATTAAGTATCGATTGGGCGATGGATGAGCTGTGCTGGGCGGACGCTGGAACGTTTACGATAAGTAAGGACAGATCTCCCCATGAAATTTTCTCTGCTAACAGACACGCCACGATCATCGTCTCGTAACTCGATTATTTCACcccatgtttttttttataatcgtTCACAGGCTGCATGGAAATCGATAGCAGAAATATTAACGTGATCGCCAACGAGCTCACCTATCCGTTTGGTCTCGCGATTTCCCAGCAGAATTATTATTGGACCGATTGGAAGACGTAAGTTGTCGATAAAACAGCACTTCGTTATCTCGTATTGTACTCGGCCTAAACAAAAAGATACTCGACATAAATTGAATATTCGAGCGATATCGTAGTTAAAACGCTTTCAGCGTTATCGAACAGTCAGTAAAATATCTTTCGAGATAGTAAAGCTTAAGCGTGAATCATAACGAGCTAGGAAAATCGAGTAGACTACCATGCAAGTTCGGAGATATTTCAATCATCCATTATTTACCGTCGTAGTCACAAAATCGAAGTTGCCATGAAGAGCACCGGGGACAGGAAGCCGCCCATATCGGTACCACCAGGGGGAAGCGGTAAATTATACGGAATAGTCGTCGTTCCTGAGTCGTGCCCGAGAGGTAAATCAAGTTTTATGTCATCGTTCCTCTCCTGTTCTCCGTCAAACTGATCACcctcttaaaaatatattaaacggATCGAATACCATAATTCCGTATTATCGTTCGTACCGTAACGATGATTGGATTAATCATCGTCGTAAATTATCGTTTGTCTGTTCACGACAGTGACCAACGCCTGTCAGTTCGAAAACGGA
Coding sequences:
- the LOC132910103 gene encoding nidogen-like isoform X5, producing MSGQRRLRGGKRELIVVVAVSIDSSVKAVRERMTRRARPLNVSRLAVVLALVGAILAPFAAALNKNDLYPYTTPGSSILQSDVNGLLLSAETILKTPIAFYDKIFNSIFVNGNGVLSFARAMQRFFNIAFPLDDPVIAPLYTHVDTSSSGRVYYGETDAPTVLARAGGMVRSAFTDAADFVPTHVFLATWLAVGYYNGKSDKVNTYQVAISSNGTHSYVELLYPENGVQWIQGESHPNGLPDAKAQAGLMSEGRMYTLKGSGTDQIQNVDKWSNVNRPGQWLFQVGPISDDSDVKVPDNIEDSSASNQVPNCRIGATTCHSRATCVDYEVGFCCHCKQGFFGNGKSCLPNDIPLRVNGRVSGTINDVEFPARDLQCYVQPKDGRTYTALSRVPEEIGASFQLLGNLGNVIGWLFAKPIGETKNGYELTGGMFNHTTVLTYPSTDDKLTIRSNYLGLDVFGQLKVEAMIEGTLPQLARDTKVDYGDYDELYTRAQAGVIRAQSERTCKLNEGGEEQELAFIQDETIVYNECPYLNVEPEDDTTRLKFYRGVTTYEATEGIIRFAVNTKVAPLEEEDPCIQGRETCSDHSFCVVDGDSFKCVCNPGYQYLYEEDGSAVCVDVNECTAGNHMCSPDAQCINQEGSHTCQCRPGFSGDGRICESLPSCEETRCGNYEQCVMIEGAPNCICLPGFEDTEQGCYPTTQRASCDVEDNCSSNGICNFDTERQKHVCICLPGFVGDGYTCYPEAETTAVDEPPKPQCVEEMCWCPRGWEYRNNECMPQEGSGRPADVSPDRDYECSSTTDCLENERCSYNPANSRYECTCNPGFSMVDGRCVVSDCSTNPSQCHVNAQCVSTGEGGYKCVCIEGYNGDGVRQCVENHIGCNVLNNCGRNAVCGYNQTSANFACVCQPGYYGDGFTCLPQSSCRHEPTICSPDATCVAAGENQFACVCNEGFTGDGTNCEQRPKHEANFLLVNQGMATLRIPFAPTHENLGSPIYIAYTQMAIAIDIDCMNGKAYSSDITGNRIIELTYNGSMAETFLPKVSSPEGLAVDWISRNIFWTDSGKTTVEVANLETKKRKVLVSDGLVNPRGIAVHPYRGKIFWSDWNRASPKLEWANEDGTGRAIFLQGDYVKLPNSLSIDWAMDELCWADAGTFTISCMEIDSRNINVIANELTYPFGLAISQQNYYWTDWKTHKIEVAMKSTGDRKPPISVPPGGSGKLYGIVVVPESCPRVTNACQFENGRCNKDQLCLPNGQSGRTCACADDATGPCTDTQ
- the LOC132910103 gene encoding nidogen-like isoform X4, yielding MSGQRRLRGGKRELIVVVAVSIDSSVKAVRERMTRRARPLNVSRLAVVLALVGAILAPFAAALNKNDLYPYTTPGSSILQSDVNGLLLSAETILKTPIAFYDKIFNSIFVNGNGVLSFARAMQRFFNIAFPLDDPVIAPLYTHVDTSSSGRVYYGETDAPTVLARAGGMVRSAFTDAADFVPTHVFLATWLAVGYYNGKSDKVNTYQVAISSNGTHSYVELLYPENGVQWIQGESHPNGLPDAKAQAGLMSEGRMYTLKGSGTDQIQNVDKWSNVNRPGQWLFQVGPISDDSDVKVPDNIEDSSASNQVPNCRIGATTCHSRATCVDYEVGFCCHCKQGFFGNGKSCLPNDIPLRVNGRVSGTINDVEFPARDLQCYVQPKDGRTYTALSRVPEEIGASFQLLGNLGNVIGWLFAKPIGETKNGYELTGGMFNHTTVLTYPSTDDKLTIRSNYLGLDVFGQLKVEAMIEGTLPQLARDTKVDYGDYDELYTRAQAGVIRAQSERTCKLNEGGEEQELAFIQDETIVYNECPYLNVEPEDDTTRLKFYRGVTTYEATEGIIRFAVNTKVAPLEEEDPCIQGRETCSDHSFCVVDGDSFKCVCNPGYQYLYEEDGSAVCVDVNECTAGNHMCSPDAQCINQEGSHTCQCRPGFSGDGRICESLPSCEETRCGNYEQCVMIEGAPNCICLPGFEDTEQGCYPTTQRASCDVEDNCSSNGICNFDTERQKHVCICLPGFVGDGYTCYPEAETTAVDEPPKPQCVEEMCWCPRGWEYRNNECMPQEGSGRPADVSPDRDLSCNVVNRCHPYAQCIYMATTGDYECRCNPGYEGDGMECVKTDECSSTTDCLENERCSYNPANSRYECTCNPGFSMVDGRCVVSDCSTNPSQCHVNAQCVSTGEGGYKCVCIEGYNGDGVRQCVENHIGCNVLNNCGRNAVCGYNQTSANFACVCQPGYYGDGFTCLPQSSCRHEPTICSPDATCVAAGENQFACVCNEGFTGDGTNCEQRPKHEANFLLVNQGMATLRIPFAPTHENLGSPIYIAYTQMAIAIDIDCMNGKAYSSDITGNRIIELTYNGSMAETFLPKVSSPEGLAVDWISRNIFWTDSGKTTVEVANLETKKRKVLVSDGLVNPRGIAVHPYRGKIFWSDWNRASPKLEWANEDGTGRAIFLQGDYVKLPNSLSIDWAMDELCWADAGTFTISCMEIDSRNINVIANELTYPFGLAISQQNYYWTDWKTHKIEVAMKSTGDRKPPISVPPGGSGKLYGIVVVPESCPRVTNACQFENGRCNKDQLCLPNGQSGRTCACADDATGPCTDTQ